The Halorientalis sp. IM1011 genome window below encodes:
- a CDS encoding ImmA/IrrE family metallo-endopeptidase — MATSDNTTFDDRETRDEQMRATIDEWVEDLTDLVDDAQASAEFQAWLDVQSRFHDYSHRNTLLIKQQCPEATKVAGYRTWQEEFDRHVTEGESAIWVWAPIITTRCPECENSPSYHDQSDCEYDETPPEEWDEGLVGFKPAPVFDVSQTEGEPLPELDTETYGDGADLVDALQSAASALDVEVQIVAESDWSQPGAKGVCSQSGRDEWPVVKAKNRANDADLATTLIHEYAHALLHFQVNDDSERAKREVEAEAVAYVVGRYFGLDTRNAAFYLAAWADEETDTITDRLQRISTTATAVIDAVNDQLGDSTT; from the coding sequence ATGGCGACTAGTGACAACACGACATTCGACGACCGCGAGACGCGTGACGAACAGATGCGAGCGACCATCGACGAGTGGGTCGAGGACCTCACCGACCTCGTCGACGACGCACAGGCCAGCGCGGAGTTCCAGGCGTGGCTGGATGTCCAGAGTCGGTTCCACGACTACTCGCATCGGAATACGCTCTTGATCAAACAGCAGTGTCCGGAGGCGACGAAGGTCGCGGGCTACCGGACTTGGCAGGAAGAGTTCGACAGACACGTCACAGAGGGCGAGTCGGCCATCTGGGTCTGGGCACCGATCATCACGACGCGTTGCCCGGAGTGTGAGAACTCGCCGAGCTACCACGACCAGTCAGACTGTGAGTACGACGAGACACCACCGGAGGAGTGGGACGAGGGGCTGGTCGGGTTCAAGCCCGCACCAGTGTTCGACGTCTCCCAGACCGAAGGTGAGCCGCTCCCGGAGCTCGACACTGAGACGTACGGCGATGGAGCCGACCTGGTCGACGCACTACAGTCGGCTGCGTCCGCTCTCGATGTCGAGGTTCAGATCGTGGCTGAGTCCGACTGGTCCCAGCCGGGTGCCAAGGGTGTCTGTAGTCAGTCAGGACGGGACGAGTGGCCAGTCGTGAAGGCAAAGAATAGAGCGAACGACGCGGATCTGGCGACGACACTGATCCACGAGTACGCACACGCGCTGTTGCACTTTCAGGTCAACGACGACAGCGAACGGGCGAAACGAGAGGTCGAGGCCGAAGCAGTGGCGTACGTCGTCGGTCGGTACTTCGGACTCGATACCCGTAACGCCGCGTTCTACCTGGCGGCGTGGGCTGACGAAGAGACAGACACCATAACTGACCGACTGCAGCGGATCAGTACGACGGCAACGGCGGTTATCGACGCAGTCAACGACCAACTGGGGGACAGCACAACGTAG
- a CDS encoding transcription initiation factor IIB family protein — MATRDIYADGFDEVTAGQCPTEDCPECNGQIITDAGETRCEHCGLLIERARLDRRGPRSDDEQYPTVRTGRPLTNTRHDRGLSTEIGHERDARGNTLSARKRRQLARLRREHRRGKWQSKAERNLGHGCTEIARMVAALGLDRSIREQASTLFRTAQDAGLLPGRAIESVATACVYTACRCARQTRTIDEFVAVSRVGQSRVRNAYLVLQRELGLQIPPQQPAAFVPKLASALDISPETQCVATDIAEQAQGRGLVSGRHPAGFAAGCLAVAARQRGIDVRQADLADAADVCAATVRGHRNVICERLLQTK, encoded by the coding sequence ATGGCAACGAGAGACATCTACGCAGATGGCTTCGACGAGGTAACGGCCGGACAGTGTCCGACCGAGGACTGTCCGGAGTGCAATGGACAGATCATCACCGACGCTGGCGAAACACGGTGTGAGCACTGTGGGTTACTCATCGAACGCGCCCGCCTCGATCGACGTGGGCCACGATCCGACGACGAGCAGTATCCGACTGTGCGGACGGGACGGCCGTTGACGAACACGCGCCACGACCGTGGGCTCTCGACGGAGATCGGCCACGAACGTGACGCGCGAGGCAACACGCTCTCGGCGCGGAAACGACGGCAACTGGCGCGGTTGCGACGCGAGCATCGGCGCGGGAAGTGGCAGTCGAAAGCCGAGCGGAATCTGGGCCATGGCTGTACCGAAATCGCGCGCATGGTCGCGGCGCTGGGTCTGGACCGGAGCATCCGTGAGCAGGCGTCGACGCTGTTCCGGACGGCACAGGATGCGGGCCTCCTCCCCGGGCGGGCCATCGAGTCGGTGGCGACGGCCTGTGTGTACACAGCCTGTCGGTGTGCACGCCAGACCCGGACGATCGATGAGTTCGTGGCCGTTTCCCGTGTCGGCCAATCACGAGTGCGGAACGCGTACCTGGTCCTGCAGCGCGAACTCGGGTTGCAGATTCCCCCACAGCAGCCGGCGGCGTTCGTCCCGAAGCTGGCGTCCGCGCTGGATATCTCACCGGAAACGCAGTGTGTCGCGACAGACATCGCCGAGCAGGCCCAGGGGCGTGGTCTTGTGTCGGGCCGACATCCGGCCGGGTTCGCAGCGGGCTGTCTGGCAGTCGCGGCACGTCAACGTGGGATCGACGTCCGGCAGGCTGATCTGGCTGATGCAGCCGACGTCTGTGCAGCCACAGTTCGGGGGCACCGCAATGTGATTTGTGAGCGATTGTTGCAGACGAAATGA
- a CDS encoding SWIM zinc finger family protein, with protein MNPLEQLEFTTRVAKRAQYEAFEFAISDDGVVVQNCSHENPADHEYLVTIEDGLPAACECPADAHLDGACKHRVAVAIREPVLDAAVAGTVAADGGTAVEDGRESEVSDDDNDCDCEELRDDFPCWECVRTGRRDLPD; from the coding sequence ATGAATCCTCTGGAACAGTTGGAGTTCACGACCCGAGTAGCGAAGCGAGCCCAGTACGAAGCCTTCGAGTTCGCGATCAGTGACGACGGCGTCGTGGTACAGAACTGTAGTCACGAAAACCCGGCCGACCACGAGTACCTGGTGACGATCGAGGACGGACTGCCAGCCGCGTGTGAGTGTCCGGCCGATGCTCACCTCGATGGAGCGTGCAAGCATCGGGTTGCGGTGGCCATCCGGGAGCCGGTGTTAGATGCGGCAGTCGCTGGGACGGTTGCAGCGGATGGTGGGACGGCAGTCGAGGATGGGCGTGAGTCGGAGGTGTCCGACGACGACAACGACTGTGACTGTGAGGAGCTCAGAGACGACTTCCCCTGCTGGGAGTGTGTCCGGACAGGGCGGCGGGACCTCCCGGACTAA
- a CDS encoding PQQ-binding-like beta-propeller repeat protein, translated as MKDERQSVTRRRCLAAGTAVSLAGLTGCLGLLSSDGSDGGEPTEKSPTGNLAEYDGPLQVNGIERVDGDGIVVRTEATVENTGKRARQAMLVVALSHTEAEGSIDRRRPLLLASGQERTVSLAFQPQFFGGEEAGRPEEGEFRFETTFEGDEVVEDYPGLVSPTARSAIDGGASWPAAAYDPGGSAHNPGTTAPGSSPTAAWTESAVEFAHRDTQPVVANGTVYAGRSLRALSVDDGTEQWVHGEPARTTRPAVGDGIVAFGTPEDFRGVDAASGDVLWTVPVSGNIWQGSGTVAEGTVYVTDDKLYAIDAASGDVLWSEDVGEPLLGAPAVADGVVVAGRNPLQAFDAADGSLLWAASGGEPVAAAAVAHDTVFALSESHLVALDLAEGRTRWFAPGPFQAERIAVGNDAVYAQRSRSYRPVAFDVTDGRTKWMADGTGAVLGPPSASDGIVVFNDEDGSLLALDTETGDRAWNRDVGSSVRASVAIADETVYFNEPNGPLYALTAE; from the coding sequence GTGAAAGACGAGCGACAATCAGTGACTCGCCGTCGGTGTCTCGCGGCCGGAACGGCCGTCTCACTCGCCGGACTGACTGGCTGTCTGGGGCTGCTCAGTTCGGACGGGTCGGACGGTGGGGAACCCACCGAGAAGTCACCGACCGGGAATCTGGCCGAGTACGACGGCCCGTTACAGGTGAACGGCATCGAACGGGTAGACGGCGACGGCATCGTGGTCCGGACCGAGGCCACGGTCGAGAACACCGGCAAGCGCGCCAGGCAGGCGATGCTCGTCGTGGCCCTGTCCCACACCGAGGCGGAGGGGTCCATCGACCGCCGGCGACCCCTGCTGCTCGCGTCCGGGCAGGAACGGACCGTCAGTCTCGCCTTCCAGCCGCAGTTCTTCGGCGGCGAGGAAGCCGGCCGGCCCGAGGAGGGGGAGTTCCGCTTCGAGACGACCTTCGAAGGCGACGAGGTGGTCGAGGACTACCCCGGACTGGTCTCGCCGACGGCACGGTCGGCCATCGACGGCGGCGCGTCCTGGCCCGCCGCGGCGTACGACCCGGGCGGAAGCGCGCACAATCCCGGGACCACCGCCCCCGGATCCAGTCCGACGGCGGCGTGGACCGAGTCTGCGGTCGAGTTCGCCCACCGCGATACCCAACCGGTCGTCGCGAACGGCACCGTCTACGCCGGCCGCTCCCTCAGGGCGCTGTCCGTCGACGACGGCACCGAGCAGTGGGTCCACGGAGAACCTGCCCGGACGACGCGGCCCGCTGTCGGGGACGGCATCGTGGCCTTCGGAACGCCCGAGGACTTCCGCGGCGTCGACGCGGCGAGCGGCGACGTCCTGTGGACGGTCCCCGTCTCCGGGAACATCTGGCAGGGCAGCGGCACCGTCGCCGAGGGCACGGTGTACGTGACCGACGACAAATTGTACGCCATCGACGCCGCATCCGGCGACGTGCTGTGGTCCGAGGACGTGGGCGAACCGTTGCTCGGGGCACCCGCAGTCGCCGACGGGGTCGTCGTCGCGGGCCGGAATCCACTCCAGGCGTTCGACGCTGCCGACGGCTCGCTCCTGTGGGCGGCCTCCGGCGGCGAACCCGTCGCGGCAGCGGCCGTCGCCCACGACACCGTGTTCGCTCTCAGCGAGTCCCATCTGGTAGCGCTCGACCTGGCCGAGGGACGCACGCGGTGGTTCGCACCGGGACCGTTCCAGGCGGAGCGGATCGCGGTCGGGAACGACGCGGTGTACGCCCAGCGCTCGCGCTCGTACCGGCCGGTCGCGTTCGACGTCACCGACGGCCGGACGAAGTGGATGGCCGACGGGACCGGGGCCGTCCTCGGCCCGCCGTCCGCGTCCGACGGCATCGTCGTGTTCAACGACGAAGACGGCTCGCTACTCGCGCTGGACACCGAGACAGGGGACAGAGCCTGGAACAGAGACGTCGGGAGCAGCGTCCGCGCGTCGGTAGCCATCGCGGACGAGACCGTCTACTTCAACGAGCCGAACGGACCGCTGTACGCCCTGACGGCGGAGTGA
- a CDS encoding nucleotidyltransferase domain-containing protein → MGTGGDQSVGLHLSFPFGEEQVFRYEAMEDVLELLIRNPFREFSVRQLRDITDNGSKTTSRAVDLLQQLALVRVDESGRSKRVRVNRERVMIPDEPLFTLPQDEFREPVRAFAERVRTEVPSFSALVVFGSVARGDADRRSDIDVWILIDNDDDLLQARRTATDIAVDLGEQRFGDEGHRYEFEVLVESVASAASHGEADDGIDEVLAEGVVIENSSALGRVKDVVLGDATAEEVVGDE, encoded by the coding sequence ATGGGCACTGGAGGTGACCAGTCTGTTGGATTGCACCTCTCCTTCCCGTTTGGTGAGGAGCAGGTGTTCCGGTACGAGGCAATGGAGGACGTGCTCGAGCTTCTCATTCGCAATCCATTCAGGGAGTTCTCTGTGCGTCAACTGCGCGACATCACGGATAACGGCTCGAAGACGACGTCGCGTGCGGTCGACCTGCTCCAGCAGCTGGCACTCGTGCGCGTCGACGAAAGTGGACGCAGTAAGCGTGTGCGCGTGAACCGCGAACGGGTTATGATCCCGGACGAGCCACTGTTCACGCTCCCTCAGGATGAATTCCGCGAACCGGTACGAGCGTTTGCCGAACGGGTTCGCACAGAGGTGCCGTCGTTTTCGGCACTGGTCGTGTTCGGAAGTGTCGCACGCGGTGATGCCGACCGTCGCAGCGACATCGACGTCTGGATACTGATTGACAACGACGACGATCTCCTACAGGCGCGGCGCACAGCCACCGACATCGCCGTCGATCTTGGTGAGCAGCGATTCGGTGACGAAGGGCACCGGTACGAGTTCGAGGTGTTGGTCGAATCCGTGGCGTCGGCAGCGAGTCACGGCGAAGCGGACGATGGGATCGACGAGGTGCTGGCCGAGGGCGTAGTGATCGAGAATTCCAGCGCTTTGGGACGCGTGAAAGACGTCGTGTTGGGCGATGCCACTGCCGAAGAGGTGGTCGGCGATGAGTGA
- a CDS encoding ATP-binding protein yields MFPRLDLPSLQTTAQAGASTTSEHSATGPGSTDRPLPAVRDEPQTRPYIEIRPTDTPLDPRTVAQGVDILVTALQEASQDGLWHTLTRSVQRPHVEWLLVSDGRSDAQIRYFVGTDDQDFLPDVKHVLRTALPDSYELREVAWHPRQIYEQLPVATTPQDCHPHPAITPARPYVAGVEYRGRAKRRSDWQAPLVPFEEIVDDSQSTRQHRDQDRRESRRVPLATLIETMREADEPVIYQAVCRSCADWTGDQHSYLQDLQEGNQWLLDAIFPRTREEKRAYEPSPEEQARIDAISDRDPTRSLLLSARAVVLTRTEPAVANSIARELTSVFGHVGTRFHEVRGHLRTDDELHPANRQPPGSQIFQDLVDRTVYPATYTDPQTRLPTVPATSRGLVVGPPELPNFSLLGGDGLTPDGKRALGTRARERTGVSLPAPDLLAHYMGPGMSLCMPLTHDRDPYGQPLSLPPAEQDRHIVVGGKTGSGKSILVERAMLTNVDATAGLDILIDSKGGGTAEEYLRAHYARHGDLDDVRYFDCTEVLPALSFFDIRALREAGIAHDEATARVAGQYEEILKGLMGADRYTRAVDAPKVIRNHVKALFDPVHGEETYGHDDLYASLRRTMEMEAPPTVTNDGLEEYFGNLVERDREVFQKVLGGAVGRVDTIATDERLASVFNHTPDAGESTFDFGELLNEDRVVIFDFGGMEDRMKRTLTLVLLSNLWTALKARTEAADADAHLPLVNLYLEEGADVAETELMDTLLSQGRSFGLSVLLGVQFPEQLKSSDPTTDTYLEALNDVATTVVGNVSVTEDLAEVLATEDMDPQAVARRLSALQRGEWFVQPAAPFGEPRPRPFLGKSLSPPAGHPAGDQPLADSEASAFEDAFETVCDRTRETAGLAHADAASVPAPEEDGDDETPTDPTTDPDATVAEITDPDVRIDSLLPHTKRLPKCVAYDADAHSLRCTACDNRYDPTIDGMRDAIECCHSLVDIDRDDVPVCEISLKLSPAEIETSEWSVTQLLFLQAVYNAQQLRFDELEYDLVRDSMLRLREYVGIEYDAVLELVDAGILRDHGKEPHKLYSVAPEGRTVIGESYSRGVEFGHGAGDLEESAQHVLLVELLRRYLVDAFEDDPESAVEQVVPYYELQEGEAPAASFMGDDDDASEVESVERRRLDVAGLDADGNVVVVGEAERLNNDSHEAIPADYDKMAACDPEEAIWATLTRKDAHEVLETLNDPADGDPRAEKTYSKNTPARDIKIDTPGATEIYPVSYLRRLLEEE; encoded by the coding sequence GTGTTCCCGCGACTGGACCTCCCATCCCTCCAGACGACAGCACAGGCAGGCGCTTCGACCACCAGTGAGCACTCCGCCACAGGGCCAGGGTCAACTGACCGGCCGCTGCCAGCAGTCCGAGACGAGCCACAGACACGGCCGTATATCGAGATTCGGCCGACCGATACGCCGCTGGATCCCCGGACCGTCGCGCAGGGCGTCGATATTCTCGTCACGGCGTTGCAGGAGGCGAGCCAGGACGGGCTCTGGCACACCCTAACACGCTCCGTGCAACGGCCCCACGTCGAGTGGCTGCTCGTCAGTGACGGCCGTTCGGATGCACAGATCCGGTATTTCGTCGGGACGGACGACCAGGATTTTCTCCCGGACGTCAAACACGTGCTCCGAACGGCGCTCCCGGACTCCTACGAACTGCGGGAGGTCGCATGGCACCCACGCCAGATCTACGAACAACTGCCGGTCGCGACCACACCCCAGGACTGCCATCCCCATCCGGCAATCACACCGGCTCGCCCGTACGTTGCAGGCGTCGAATATCGTGGCCGCGCGAAGCGTCGGTCCGACTGGCAGGCACCGCTGGTCCCCTTCGAGGAGATCGTCGACGACAGTCAGTCCACACGCCAGCACCGCGACCAGGACCGGCGTGAATCCCGGCGCGTCCCGCTGGCGACCCTGATCGAAACGATGCGCGAGGCCGACGAACCCGTCATCTACCAGGCTGTCTGTCGGTCCTGCGCCGACTGGACGGGCGATCAACACTCCTACCTCCAGGACCTGCAGGAGGGAAATCAGTGGCTCCTCGATGCCATCTTTCCTCGCACTCGCGAAGAGAAACGGGCGTACGAGCCATCCCCAGAGGAACAAGCACGCATCGACGCGATCTCGGACCGCGATCCGACGCGGTCACTGCTGCTCTCGGCACGGGCAGTCGTCCTCACCCGAACTGAGCCGGCCGTCGCCAACAGCATAGCGCGTGAGCTGACCAGCGTCTTCGGCCACGTCGGCACTCGGTTTCACGAGGTTCGAGGCCATCTCCGGACGGACGACGAACTCCATCCCGCGAACCGCCAGCCACCGGGCTCACAGATCTTCCAGGACCTCGTCGATCGCACGGTCTACCCGGCGACGTACACGGATCCCCAGACACGGCTGCCGACTGTTCCGGCCACCAGCCGTGGGCTCGTCGTGGGCCCACCGGAACTGCCGAACTTCTCGCTCCTCGGCGGGGACGGACTCACACCGGACGGCAAACGGGCCCTCGGGACCCGGGCACGGGAGCGGACTGGGGTGTCGTTGCCCGCACCGGACCTGTTGGCCCACTACATGGGCCCAGGCATGTCGTTGTGTATGCCGCTGACCCACGACCGTGACCCATACGGACAGCCACTCTCGCTCCCGCCAGCGGAGCAAGATCGCCATATCGTCGTCGGCGGGAAGACCGGGTCGGGCAAGTCCATTCTCGTCGAGCGGGCGATGCTCACGAACGTCGACGCCACCGCTGGCCTGGACATCCTCATCGATTCGAAGGGTGGGGGCACTGCCGAAGAGTACCTGCGAGCCCACTACGCGCGACACGGTGACCTGGACGACGTCCGCTACTTCGACTGTACGGAGGTGTTGCCGGCCCTGTCGTTTTTCGATATTCGGGCGCTGCGCGAGGCCGGGATCGCCCACGACGAGGCGACAGCTCGGGTAGCCGGGCAGTACGAGGAGATTCTCAAGGGACTGATGGGCGCCGACCGGTACACCCGGGCCGTCGACGCACCGAAGGTCATTCGCAACCACGTCAAGGCCCTGTTCGACCCCGTCCACGGCGAGGAGACGTACGGACACGACGACCTCTATGCATCCCTGCGCCGGACGATGGAGATGGAAGCCCCACCAACCGTCACGAACGACGGGCTGGAGGAGTACTTCGGCAACCTGGTCGAGCGCGACCGCGAGGTCTTCCAGAAGGTACTGGGTGGGGCCGTCGGTCGCGTCGACACGATCGCCACCGACGAGCGCCTCGCGTCGGTGTTCAACCACACACCAGACGCGGGCGAGTCGACGTTCGATTTCGGGGAGCTGCTCAACGAGGACCGCGTCGTCATCTTCGACTTCGGTGGCATGGAGGATCGGATGAAGCGGACGCTGACACTGGTGTTGCTGTCGAATCTCTGGACGGCGCTGAAAGCCCGGACCGAAGCTGCCGACGCGGATGCGCATCTGCCACTGGTCAACCTCTACCTAGAGGAAGGCGCCGACGTCGCCGAAACCGAACTCATGGATACACTGCTGTCGCAGGGCCGGTCGTTCGGGCTCTCCGTCCTGTTGGGTGTGCAGTTCCCCGAGCAGTTGAAATCGTCCGATCCGACGACCGATACCTATCTGGAGGCCCTCAACGACGTGGCTACGACCGTCGTCGGCAACGTCTCGGTCACCGAGGATCTCGCCGAGGTACTCGCCACCGAGGACATGGATCCCCAGGCTGTGGCTCGGCGGCTCAGCGCACTCCAGCGCGGGGAGTGGTTCGTCCAGCCCGCCGCACCCTTTGGTGAGCCACGGCCCCGTCCCTTCCTCGGGAAATCGCTGTCCCCACCAGCCGGCCACCCGGCAGGTGACCAGCCGTTAGCCGACAGCGAAGCCAGTGCCTTCGAGGATGCATTCGAGACAGTGTGTGACCGGACGCGAGAGACGGCTGGCTTGGCGCATGCCGACGCTGCCTCCGTGCCAGCCCCGGAGGAAGATGGGGACGACGAGACACCCACGGACCCGACGACCGACCCGGACGCGACGGTCGCAGAGATCACCGATCCGGACGTCCGGATCGACTCGCTCCTGCCACACACCAAGCGGCTCCCGAAATGTGTCGCGTACGATGCCGACGCCCACAGCCTCCGGTGTACGGCCTGTGACAACCGTTACGATCCGACGATCGACGGGATGCGGGATGCCATCGAGTGCTGTCACTCACTCGTCGATATCGACCGCGATGACGTCCCTGTCTGTGAGATCAGTTTGAAGCTCTCGCCCGCGGAGATCGAGACCTCCGAGTGGTCGGTGACACAGCTACTGTTCCTGCAGGCAGTGTACAACGCCCAGCAGCTTCGCTTCGACGAGCTCGAATACGACCTCGTCCGCGATAGCATGCTCCGGCTTAGGGAGTACGTCGGCATCGAGTACGACGCCGTCCTGGAGCTGGTCGATGCGGGCATCCTCCGGGACCACGGGAAAGAACCCCACAAGCTGTACTCAGTGGCGCCCGAGGGTCGCACCGTCATCGGCGAGAGTTACAGTCGCGGCGTCGAGTTCGGGCACGGGGCTGGCGATCTGGAGGAGTCCGCCCAGCACGTCCTGCTGGTGGAGTTGCTCCGGCGGTATCTCGTCGACGCGTTCGAGGACGACCCTGAGTCGGCCGTCGAGCAGGTCGTCCCCTACTACGAACTGCAGGAGGGAGAGGCCCCTGCCGCATCGTTCATGGGTGATGACGACGACGCGTCGGAGGTCGAATCGGTCGAACGGCGTCGGCTAGACGTCGCCGGTCTCGATGCTGATGGGAACGTGGTGGTCGTCGGTGAGGCCGAGCGGTTGAACAACGACAGCCACGAGGCGATTCCAGCCGACTACGACAAGATGGCTGCCTGCGACCCCGAAGAGGCGATCTGGGCGACGCTGACGCGGAAGGACGCCCACGAGGTGCTGGAGACCCTCAATGATCCCGCTGACGGGGACCCGCGGGCCGAGAAAACCTACAGTAAGAACACACCGGCCCGGGACATCAAGATCGACACGCCAGGGGCGACGGAGATCTACCCAGTCAGCTATCTGCGACGGTTGCTTGAGGAAGAGTGA
- a CDS encoding helix-turn-helix transcriptional regulator, with product MSDISNWRDRSILKEYYIEKGWSTKEIAEAADTSPALVADYLSRRNLLRDVETVHQTRDTENTEDTHFCPECDEEFDNMENWSDHHLEAHFLG from the coding sequence GTGTCTGACATATCAAATTGGAGAGATAGGAGCATTCTCAAGGAATATTATATAGAGAAGGGCTGGTCAACCAAGGAGATCGCTGAAGCTGCCGATACATCACCTGCCCTAGTTGCAGATTATTTATCACGTAGGAATCTTCTACGAGACGTGGAGACAGTACACCAGACAAGAGACACAGAAAACACAGAAGATACGCATTTTTGTCCGGAATGTGACGAAGAATTCGACAATATGGAGAATTGGTCAGATCACCATCTAGAGGCCCATTTTCTCGGATAA
- a CDS encoding type II toxin-antitoxin system VapC family toxin: MADIVVDTSTVVKWYIPEQHHEQARTLRDDFLNGKHDLCAPALMPFEAVNALNYSGHYDGERLREAANSLDNYGIELVSFGSVGPIAEITNAVDITAYDAAYVALAVERDATAYTADGNLLQDLDGSEYEDTVAHIQTY, from the coding sequence ATGGCGGACATCGTCGTCGACACCAGCACTGTCGTGAAGTGGTACATTCCCGAACAGCATCACGAACAGGCCCGCACACTCCGCGACGATTTCCTCAACGGAAAGCACGACCTGTGCGCACCGGCGCTCATGCCCTTCGAGGCGGTCAATGCACTCAACTACAGCGGCCACTACGATGGTGAACGACTCCGCGAGGCCGCAAACTCACTCGACAACTACGGTATCGAACTCGTCTCGTTCGGGTCGGTCGGCCCCATCGCGGAGATTACGAATGCCGTTGACATCACGGCCTACGACGCTGCCTACGTCGCACTCGCCGTCGAACGAGATGCGACAGCCTACACCGCCGATGGAAATCTCTTGCAGGATCTAGATGGGAGTGAGTACGAGGACACCGTCGCCCACATCCAGACCTACTGA
- a CDS encoding CAP domain-containing protein, producing MVVLGFAIVVVLIANAFGTGVAPLDAAAYNLVNDDTTTASQVHDDIGGITPQQESDDTTTGGSDDTEMQGGLDRANLEQRIHAEINSVRDDHGLPPISFDTDLRKIARYHSKDMADNEYFAHEAPNGETVEDRYAKFDYSCRGSGENILYTYYEERIDTKQGEVYHSSPDELAEGVVTQWMNSPGHRENILRSRWNREGVGVYVTETEEGTRVYVTQNFC from the coding sequence ATGGTCGTGCTTGGCTTTGCGATTGTTGTGGTGCTTATCGCGAACGCTTTCGGGACCGGTGTCGCACCACTCGATGCCGCCGCGTACAACCTTGTCAACGACGACACAACGACTGCGTCACAGGTCCACGACGACATCGGTGGCATCACGCCACAGCAAGAGTCGGATGACACCACCACTGGTGGATCTGACGACACTGAGATGCAGGGTGGCCTGGATCGAGCGAACCTCGAGCAGAGAATTCATGCCGAAATCAATAGCGTGCGTGACGACCACGGATTGCCGCCGATCTCATTCGATACCGACCTCCGGAAGATCGCCCGCTATCACTCCAAGGACATGGCCGACAACGAGTACTTTGCCCACGAGGCGCCCAATGGTGAGACGGTGGAAGATCGGTATGCCAAGTTCGACTATTCCTGTCGTGGGTCGGGTGAAAACATCCTCTACACCTATTACGAGGAGCGAATCGACACGAAGCAAGGCGAAGTCTATCACTCCTCACCCGACGAACTGGCCGAGGGTGTGGTCACCCAGTGGATGAACTCGCCAGGCCATCGGGAGAACATCCTTCGATCACGCTGGAACCGAGAGGGGGTCGGTGTCTACGTCACCGAAACCGAGGAGGGGACGCGTGTCTACGTGACGCAGAATTTCTGCTGA
- a CDS encoding DUF6735 family protein, whose protein sequence is MGHRALVAYERPDGSYNLHYSHWGACNLRLKHDITPETPFGGDRAEETHQLLCRTLRTSTDEQAVSRYVREANLLASEVNHNPMAIGLTKDEIVTEYLDFLHHEAFFEVAQDFDVTAYRTHWFGLTYDCKTVTDAPTVGNGALRTVRWVDGEPVGDGAAQGEFRALKAVVGDMVDRGIFTPDEAMEYMQTMLESWAGHRHELLVRTHSHRTPTNV, encoded by the coding sequence ATGGGACATCGTGCACTCGTTGCCTACGAACGACCTGATGGATCGTACAACCTGCACTACAGCCACTGGGGCGCTTGCAACCTCAGACTGAAACACGACATCACGCCCGAGACACCCTTCGGCGGTGACCGAGCGGAGGAGACCCACCAGTTGCTCTGCCGGACGCTCAGAACCAGCACCGACGAGCAGGCAGTCTCGCGGTACGTTCGCGAGGCCAATCTTCTGGCCTCCGAGGTCAACCACAACCCGATGGCCATCGGGCTCACGAAAGACGAGATCGTCACCGAGTACCTCGACTTTCTGCACCACGAGGCGTTCTTCGAAGTCGCCCAGGACTTCGACGTCACGGCCTACCGCACGCACTGGTTCGGGCTGACGTACGACTGCAAGACGGTTACTGACGCACCAACGGTCGGGAACGGCGCGCTCCGGACGGTGCGGTGGGTCGATGGTGAGCCGGTGGGTGACGGTGCTGCTCAGGGTGAGTTCCGGGCGCTGAAAGCCGTCGTCGGCGACATGGTGGATCGCGGCATCTTCACGCCCGACGAGGCGATGGAGTACATGCAGACGATGCTGGAATCATGGGCCGGCCATCGGCATGAACTCCTCGTTCGGACACACTCGCATCGAACACCCACGAACGTGTAG